GTTCTTAGGAACTGGTAAGGGTCATCATTCTTATTGCGACTTGCTTCAGGATGAATCCCCACGAGAGTGTCTTGGCGTCGTAAGAGTGCATCCATTTGAGCCATGCTCACGGGGTTTAGCTCACCGCGTCTGCGGTCGCGATAGATTGGAGGCCACATAGCGCCGCCAGCGATAAAAAGATTGAGAGCCAGCCCAATAGGGTGAGAATGAAAAAAGTCTGCGCGCACGGGAAAATAGAGATGCTTAAGAAAGTGGGTATGTTTATAGAGCACCGCTGAGGCTACGAACATGTCGAAAAATGAACGGTGGTTTGCTACTAGAAGAACACTTCCTGATGGTTGCAATTTGCGAATATGGTCAAGACCGCTTTCTTCAATGAGATGAGAGACGCAGCCGTAGGTTAGCTTTGCATTGCATTGTTCAATGGCCCATTGCAGGGTGCTCTTTAGCCATGGCTGCGTCGCGATGAAGCGGCAAAGCCCAATTGAGATACTTTCAAGTGTTCGTAGGGGAGCACGCGGATGAATGGGCATATTGGCCAACGTTTCGTCGCGGCCCAGTACTTCTGGAATGTCTGTTGGCAAGTGGTAACTCGTATTAGGCGGTTTTGTCGTCGAAGTGACTTAGTAAGGCGTAGGGAGCATGGATAAGCTTATCAGGCTCGAGTTCAGCCAGCTCATCATGACTGCGAAATCCCCAAGTGATGGCAATGGCTTGCATGTTGGCATTACGAGCAGTGAGAATATCGACGGGTGTATCTCCGACCAGAGCACAGCGCTCGACTGCGACATCCATAGCTGATGCTATCTCAACTGCTACTTGAGGGTCTGGTTTTTGAGGCTTACCGCGCCGCTGCCCTACAACTTTATGGAACGGAATCTTTCCAAAAAGTTCCTTCACAATGTGTGTGGTCATGTCGTGAGGCTTGTTGCTTAAAACAGACATGGGTAGACCCTGTGCGGCCAAAGCTTCCAATATTTTCACCATGCCCCCATAGGGCTTACTTTTGATGAGAAGGTTTTCTTCATAATGGGCTTCATAGAGCTCCAGGATTTCGTCGGTTCGGCTTTTGCTAGCTTCTGGTAATGCTTCTTGAATGAGATGACGGGTGCCGTGGCCAATCATATTTTGATAGCTTTTGATACTATGGACCGGTAGGCCCTCGCTCTCTAAAACTTCATTGCATGCATTGGCGATATCTTCGAGAGAATCTACCAACGTACCATCTAAATCGAATATGACTGCTTTGATTTCCATTGTTGCGCCTTCAATTGCTTCGCGTTACCTGAACCGAAGCCTTCTCTCCGGGTTCGCGGTATACGTGAACCTGCCACGGTCGACAACACACCGCACAGTCTTCCACCATCGTGCCCTCAGATTCGGGATCGATATAGAGCTCTAGCTCCTCCCAGCACCAAGGGCATTGAATGGTCTGGATGTTGTCCATACCTAAAGGTTGCTTAGATCTTGAGGGAAGTGCAAGGCCCATATTGAGGTTGCCTGGGAACCTGTTTAACCTGGGAATCTACGAGGGAGTCAGAAATGAAATGCCATGATTGCAGCGACGAGATTGATGAAGCTTTTGTGATGAAGGTAGGGCGCAAAAAGCTGAAGCTGTGCGAAGAGTGTGCGGATGTACGCAAAGAAGAGATGGATATGGCAGAGGAGGCGGAGGGCGCGATGCAAGATATGATGGGATATAAGGGGCGTTGGTAGGTATAAACCTACACCGGTCTTGCTTGGGTTTAGCTTTCGTATTCGGTGTATTTACGAGCAGAATTATAGCTTTTCTCAACCGGGTATTTCTCATTGTTTTTAATGAGTTTCGAGCGTAGAGCGCTCGGGAGGTCGATGTCTGATGCATCGGCCAAGTAGAGCAAGTAAGCTAGGGTATCGGCCAGCTCTTCGCTCATTCGTTGCTTACCTTCGGGGCTTTTCACGAATGCTTGGGCCTCTTCGTCGGTTTTCCAGAGCAGTAACTCTTGGACCTCAGAAGCCTCAATATTCAGCCCGGCGACCAAGTGGTTGAGGGTGTGAAACTGTTTCCAGTTGCGCGCGTCACGAAACGCGAGGACTTCATGAGTCAAATCTTCCAGTGAGTGATCGGTCATTTCAGTCTCAATCGGTCGGTTGAATTTTGTCTGCATCTTCGTCGACCCCAGACATTTGTAAGATCGCCGGCGATAACTTTTTGTTGGCTTTAGCGCCTAGCTTGCGAATCGCTTCGGCTCGGTTGACCAGGTTGCCTTTACCAGTGCCCAGCTTTTTCATCGCATCCGTGTAGGTATTTTGCGTGGTTTCCAGTTGCT
This DNA window, taken from Deltaproteobacteria bacterium, encodes the following:
- a CDS encoding nucleotide pyrophosphohydrolase, with amino-acid sequence MEDLTHEVLAFRDARNWKQFHTLNHLVAGLNIEASEVQELLLWKTDEEAQAFVKSPEGKQRMSEELADTLAYLLYLADASDIDLPSALRSKLIKNNEKYPVEKSYNSARKYTEYES
- a CDS encoding HAD family hydrolase — encoded protein: MEIKAVIFDLDGTLVDSLEDIANACNEVLESEGLPVHSIKSYQNMIGHGTRHLIQEALPEASKSRTDEILELYEAHYEENLLIKSKPYGGMVKILEALAAQGLPMSVLSNKPHDMTTHIVKELFGKIPFHKVVGQRRGKPQKPDPQVAVEIASAMDVAVERCALVGDTPVDILTARNANMQAIAITWGFRSHDELAELEPDKLIHAPYALLSHFDDKTA
- a CDS encoding 1-acyl-sn-glycerol-3-phosphate acyltransferase produces the protein MPTDIPEVLGRDETLANMPIHPRAPLRTLESISIGLCRFIATQPWLKSTLQWAIEQCNAKLTYGCVSHLIEESGLDHIRKLQPSGSVLLVANHRSFFDMFVASAVLYKHTHFLKHLYFPVRADFFHSHPIGLALNLFIAGGAMWPPIYRDRRRGELNPVSMAQMDALLRRQDTLVGIHPEASRNKNDDPYQFLRT
- a CDS encoding CPXCG motif-containing cysteine-rich protein, translated to MDNIQTIQCPWCWEELELYIDPESEGTMVEDCAVCCRPWQVHVYREPGEKASVQVTRSN